From one Bacteroides fragilis NCTC 9343 genomic stretch:
- a CDS encoding alpha-N-acetylglucosaminidase, whose product MNRKSILLTILLCVASWAMASPVTGLLERIDKGASKKFIIEQVKSDADFFELDQKGDKVVIRGNNYVSIATGLNWYLKYYAGIHLSWNGMQAKLPAVLPPVTKKERRETTLPYRYDLNYCTFSYSMAFWDWNRWEKEIDWMALHGINIPLAVTGAEAVWHNVLDKLGYTKTEINEFISGPGFFAWWLMNNLEGWGGPNPDSWYTRQIALQKKILKRMREYGIEPVLPGYCGMVPHNAKEKLGLNVSDPGTWCGYRRPAFLQPSDPRFEEISSLYYKELEKLYGKANFYSMDPFHEGGNTAGVDLDAAGKAVMKAMKKANPKAVWVAQAWQANPRPKMIENLKAGDLLILDLTSECRPQWGDSTSEWYRKNGYGQHDWIYCMLLNYGGNVGLHGKMDNVIDNFYLAKADPHASATLKGVGMTPEGIENNPVMYELVMELPWRPDRFTKEEWLKEYVKARYGVDDPVVQAAWTNLANSIYNSPKNLTQQGTHESVFCARPAEDVYQVSSWSEMKDYYRPQEVIEAARLMVSVADRFKGNNNFEYDLVDIVRQALAEKGRLMQKAVTAAYRAGDKQLFALASGKFLDLILLQDKLLGTRPEFRVGKWIEEARALGDTPEEKELYEWNARVQITTWGNRNAADYGGLRDYAHKEWNGLLKDFYYMRWKLYFDFLSQRIEGKTPAEIDFYAIEEPWTKAANPYSAEAEGDCIEVAKQVMQAVE is encoded by the coding sequence TGAATCGTAAATCAATACTATTAACAATTTTACTTTGTGTCGCTTCTTGGGCAATGGCTTCTCCGGTAACCGGATTGTTGGAGCGCATTGACAAAGGAGCTTCGAAGAAGTTTATTATCGAGCAGGTGAAGTCCGATGCCGACTTCTTTGAACTCGACCAGAAAGGTGATAAAGTCGTTATTCGTGGAAATAACTATGTAAGCATTGCCACCGGGCTGAATTGGTATCTGAAGTATTACGCAGGTATTCATCTCTCATGGAACGGAATGCAGGCGAAACTGCCGGCTGTACTTCCGCCGGTGACAAAGAAAGAACGCAGGGAAACAACATTGCCCTACCGCTACGACCTGAATTATTGTACTTTCTCTTACTCTATGGCTTTCTGGGATTGGAACCGATGGGAGAAAGAGATTGACTGGATGGCTCTACACGGCATCAATATTCCTTTGGCGGTGACCGGAGCTGAGGCTGTGTGGCACAATGTACTTGATAAGTTGGGATATACCAAGACAGAGATCAATGAATTCATTTCGGGTCCGGGATTTTTTGCCTGGTGGCTGATGAATAACTTGGAAGGTTGGGGTGGTCCCAATCCCGACAGCTGGTATACCCGGCAGATTGCTTTGCAAAAAAAGATCCTGAAGCGTATGCGCGAATACGGTATAGAGCCGGTGCTTCCGGGCTATTGCGGTATGGTACCCCATAATGCGAAAGAGAAACTCGGCCTGAACGTATCCGACCCGGGAACATGGTGCGGCTACCGTCGTCCGGCGTTCCTGCAACCGAGTGATCCGCGTTTCGAGGAGATTTCTTCTCTTTACTACAAAGAACTTGAGAAACTGTACGGCAAAGCTAACTTTTACTCTATGGACCCCTTTCACGAAGGGGGAAACACTGCAGGTGTCGACCTCGATGCAGCCGGTAAGGCAGTGATGAAAGCTATGAAGAAGGCCAATCCGAAGGCTGTCTGGGTGGCTCAGGCCTGGCAGGCAAATCCGCGTCCCAAGATGATTGAGAACCTGAAAGCTGGAGATTTGCTGATACTTGACCTGACCAGTGAGTGCCGTCCGCAGTGGGGAGATTCTACTTCCGAGTGGTATCGCAAGAACGGATACGGGCAGCACGATTGGATCTATTGTATGCTTTTGAATTATGGTGGCAATGTGGGATTGCACGGAAAGATGGACAATGTGATCGATAACTTCTATCTTGCCAAAGCCGATCCGCATGCAAGCGCTACGCTGAAAGGGGTGGGAATGACTCCTGAAGGGATTGAAAACAATCCGGTGATGTACGAGCTGGTGATGGAGCTGCCTTGGCGTCCCGACCGGTTCACGAAGGAAGAGTGGCTGAAGGAGTATGTAAAAGCCCGTTATGGCGTTGATGATCCGGTGGTACAGGCTGCCTGGACCAATCTGGCGAACTCTATTTATAACTCGCCGAAGAACCTGACCCAGCAGGGGACACACGAATCTGTATTTTGTGCCCGTCCGGCGGAAGATGTGTACCAGGTGTCCAGCTGGTCGGAAATGAAAGATTACTACCGTCCGCAGGAGGTGATAGAAGCTGCCCGCCTGATGGTTTCCGTAGCCGATCGCTTTAAAGGTAACAATAATTTTGAATACGATCTGGTAGATATTGTCCGCCAGGCACTGGCAGAGAAGGGACGTCTGATGCAGAAAGCTGTGACTGCCGCTTATCGTGCAGGTGATAAACAACTCTTTGCACTGGCATCGGGAAAGTTCCTCGACCTGATTTTGTTGCAGGATAAACTGTTGGGAACCCGTCCGGAGTTTCGAGTAGGAAAGTGGATTGAAGAGGCGCGTGCGTTGGGTGATACACCCGAAGAAAAGGAATTGTACGAATGGAATGCCCGTGTACAGATTACGACCTGGGGTAACCGGAACGCGGCCGATTACGGTGGTCTCCGAGACTATGCTCACAAAGAGTGGAACGGCTTGCTGAAAGATTTCTATTACATGCGTTGGAAACTATATTTCGACTTTCTTTCTCAGCGGATAGAGGGAAAGACCCCTGCGGAAATTGATTTCTATGCCATAGAGGAACCTTGGACGAAAGCTGCCAATCCCTATTCTGCCGAGGCGGAAGGAGACTGCATTGAAGTAGCGAAGCAGGTGATGCAAGCGGTTGAATAA
- a CDS encoding amino acid permease, which produces MGLFIKKPFEALLAEANVSGSKSLKRVLGPWSLVALGVGVIIGAGLFSITGTVAAGYTGPAITLSFAIAALGCCFAGLCYAEFASMIPVAGSAYTYSYATMGELIAWIIGWDLVLEYTVAATTVSISWSRYLVVFLEGLDIHLPQALTACPWDGGIVNIPAFLIVVLMSIFLIRGTEGSSIFNGIVVFLKVSVIAIFVVLGWKYINADNYTPYIPANTGTLGEYGLSGVLRGAAIVFFAFLGFDAVSTAAQETKNPKRNMPIGILVSLLVCTVLYMLFAHVMTGVAHYTEFSGQQGIAPVAIAIEHMGHADATGIIHPDYPWLNRAIVLAILFGYCSVIMVTLLGQSRVFLSMSHDGLLPPFFSHINEKFRTPARSNLLFMLIVGLLAAFVPARLAGEMTSIGTLMAFTLVCAAVLVVRKTMPNIPRSFKTPFVPLVPILGILTCLCMMLFLPADTWIRLVLWMLIGLDIYVGYGMKHSKLEHGVKNRRGQSALNMIGIALSLLCVITGLWHQQTVGWNESKALLIISFVFAFTHCAYYMMRIWKGTTKQTNDNG; this is translated from the coding sequence ATGGGATTATTCATAAAGAAACCCTTTGAAGCCCTATTGGCAGAGGCCAATGTGTCGGGCAGTAAATCATTAAAACGAGTATTAGGCCCCTGGAGTCTGGTAGCACTGGGCGTCGGTGTTATCATCGGAGCAGGACTCTTCTCAATCACCGGCACCGTAGCAGCGGGCTACACCGGACCGGCCATCACCCTTTCATTCGCCATAGCTGCACTAGGATGCTGCTTCGCAGGACTCTGCTACGCTGAGTTCGCTTCTATGATTCCGGTGGCAGGCAGTGCTTATACGTATTCATACGCCACCATGGGCGAACTGATAGCCTGGATCATCGGCTGGGATCTCGTTCTCGAATATACCGTAGCAGCCACTACCGTCAGTATCAGTTGGAGCCGATATCTCGTCGTCTTTCTTGAAGGACTCGATATACATCTGCCGCAAGCCCTGACCGCCTGCCCATGGGATGGGGGAATCGTCAATATCCCGGCGTTCCTGATCGTAGTGTTGATGAGCATCTTCCTGATTCGCGGAACAGAAGGCAGCTCCATCTTCAACGGCATCGTTGTATTTCTCAAAGTATCGGTGATCGCCATATTCGTTGTCCTGGGCTGGAAATATATCAATGCCGACAACTATACTCCATACATCCCCGCCAATACAGGTACACTTGGCGAATACGGTCTCTCGGGTGTCCTGCGTGGAGCCGCCATCGTTTTCTTTGCTTTCCTGGGATTCGATGCCGTCAGTACGGCTGCACAGGAAACAAAAAATCCGAAACGGAATATGCCGATCGGTATCCTGGTATCACTCTTGGTATGTACCGTACTTTATATGCTGTTTGCCCACGTAATGACAGGAGTAGCCCATTATACCGAATTTAGCGGCCAGCAGGGCATCGCACCGGTAGCCATTGCCATCGAACACATGGGACATGCCGATGCAACAGGCATCATTCACCCGGATTATCCGTGGCTGAACCGTGCCATCGTTCTTGCCATCCTGTTCGGCTATTGTTCGGTCATTATGGTTACTTTATTGGGGCAAAGCCGTGTTTTCCTGAGCATGAGCCATGACGGACTACTTCCCCCCTTCTTTTCACACATCAACGAGAAGTTCCGTACACCGGCGCGCAGCAACCTCCTGTTTATGCTGATAGTGGGCCTGCTAGCCGCATTTGTTCCGGCACGCCTGGCGGGAGAGATGACCAGCATCGGTACACTGATGGCTTTCACACTGGTATGCGCAGCCGTCCTCGTAGTGCGAAAGACCATGCCGAACATACCCCGTTCATTTAAAACTCCGTTTGTGCCTCTCGTCCCCATTCTGGGAATACTCACTTGTCTGTGCATGATGCTTTTCCTTCCAGCCGATACCTGGATACGATTAGTACTGTGGATGCTGATCGGACTGGACATCTATGTCGGCTACGGCATGAAACACAGTAAACTGGAACATGGTGTGAAAAATCGCCGGGGACAATCGGCATTGAACATGATCGGCATTGCACTGTCTCTGCTTTGTGTCATTACCGGCTTATGGCATCAGCAGACTGTAGGTTGGAATGAAAGTAAAGCATTGCTGATCATCTCGTTTGTTTTCGCATTTACGCATTGTGCATATTATATGATGCGGATATGGAAAGGGACAACAAAACAAACGAATGACAACGGTTAA